Part of the Candidatus Hydrogenedentota bacterium genome, AGAATCCGAGGCGCGGTATCTTTGTGTGGATGCCGGTGCGGGCTCGGGGAAGACCCGGGTGCTTGTGGATCGGGTTGCGCATTTGTTGCGCCAGGGGCGCGCGTCGCTGGAGGAGGTGGTGGCGATTACGTTTACGGAGAAGGCGGCGCTGGAAATGAAGGAGCGGCTCCGGAAGGCGTTCCGTCAGGCGGCTCCGCGCGATGACCCGGCGGCGTTCAGCTTCTGGCGGGACCTGGAGCGGCGCGTGGACACGGCGCAGATCACGACGATCCACGCATTCTGTTCGCGGATCCTGCGGGACAACGCGCTGTTTCTCGGGCTGGATCCGGATTTCGCCATGATATCGGACGCCGAGAACGCGATCATGATGGAGCGTTGTATCGACGAGGTGCTTCACGGGCTCATCGACCGGGAGGATCCGGGGGCGCTCCGGCTGGCGTCGGAGTTTTCGCTTCACCAGCTTCACGGGCTGTGTCACGAGCTGCTGATGGCGCGGGGGGTGGTGGATCGTATCCGGCGCGCCGGCGGGCTGGAGTCGCCGGAGGCGCTCCGGGCGACGTGGGCGGCGGCCGCGGAGGCGGAGCAGGCGCGCTTTGTGCGCGAGCTGGGCAAGAACGCTTCCGCCATCGCGCTCCAGCATGCACTGTTGCGGTACGAGGGCATCTGCGACGACCCGGAGGAGAACCGGGAGTTGTGGCGGCTGAACATGCTGGAGGGCCTGGCGGCGTTGCAGCGGGACGTGCCCCGGGATGAAGCCGAGGCGGCGCTGGCCCTGATTCTTGAGAAGCCTCCGGGCCGCGCCAATGGGAAGCGGTGGCCAGACCGGGACGCCTTCGACGCGCTGGGTAAGGACCTGACCAAGGTCAAGAAGTTCATCGAAACCGCCATTGAACTGAAGGAAATTGATCTGGATCTGCTGTCGCTTTCCGCGCAGCTCACCTTCGACCTGCTGGAGGTCGACGCGAAGGTGAACGGGGCGTTTGAGTCCGCCAAGCGCGCGGCGAGCCAGCTCGATTTCGACGATCTCATTCTGCTGGCGCTGCGGGTGCTCCGGGAGAACGAGGGGCTTCGCTCGCGGACGGCGGGGCGGATCAAGTACCTGCTGCTGGACGAATTTCAGGATACCGACGGACAGCAGCTGGAGATTGCGCGGCTGCTGCATGGGGAATCGCCCGGTCCCGCGCTGTTTATCGTGGGCGATCCGAAGCAGTCAATCTACTACTTTCGCGGCGCGGAGGTGGAGATATTCCGGGGCGAGCGCGAAGAGGCCGAGGAGCTGGTGGGATTGGACCGGAACTTCCGGTCGCTTCCCGGCGTGCTCGATTTCGCGAATGACTTCTTCGAGGAATCCAACCTGCTTTGCGCCGTGGAGCGTTACCGCCCGATGGCGGTGCAGCGCCCGGCGGACGCGCAGGCGCGCGTGGGGTTTGTGGTGAGCGCGGCGCCGGCGGATGTGGATCCGAAGAAGTGGGCGATGGAGGAATACCGCGCGGCGGAGGCCGGCCAGATTGCGGGGGAGATCGCGCGGCTGTGCGGGGGCGGCGCGGAGGCGATCGTGCACGATGAGCGCACGGGCGCGGCGCGGCCCGCGTCATATGGGGATATCGCCCTGCTATTCCGGAAGACGACGAGCATCGGGCTGTACGAGGAGGCGCTGCGCAAGGCGGGGATACCGTATGTGGTCGTGGCGGGCGCGGGTTTCTACGAGCGCCAGGAGGTGGTGGACGTCATTAATGTGTTGAAGGTGCTGGCCGATCCGTGGAACGAGCCGGCGCTTCTGGCTTACCTGCGGGGGCCGATTGTGGCGCTGCCGGACGATGACATCGTGCGGATCTGCAACCACGGCGCGCTGGCCGAGGCGCTGATCGGCGATGCGCTTCCCGAGGGGCTGGCGCATCCGGAGCGCCTCGATCGCGCGCGTTCGATCTACGCGCGGCTGTGCGCCGGGCTGGACGGCCCGCTCTCGGACCTGGTGGACCGCACGATCATCGAGACCGGGATCGAGCCCATACTTCTGGGGCAGTTCCTGGGCCTGCAGAAGGCCTCGAATGTACGGAAGCTGGCGGCGGTCGCGCGGGAGCAGGCGGGCCGCGGCAACCTGGGCCTGCGCGCATTTGTGAGCTACCTCGACGATGTCCGCACGCGCGACATCCGTGAGGGCGAGGCGGGACTGCAGCCGGATGGCGCGGGCGCGGTCACGCTGATGACGATCCACAAGTCCAAGGGGCTCGAATTCCCGGTGGTGTTTATTCCCGACGCGGCGGGCCCGCCCCGGGGGAGCAACGCGGGCGCACTGCATCTCCACCGGAA contains:
- a CDS encoding UvrD-helicase domain-containing protein, yielding MNYTREQQQAIESEARYLCVDAGAGSGKTRVLVDRVAHLLRQGRASLEEVVAITFTEKAALEMKERLRKAFRQAAPRDDPAAFSFWRDLERRVDTAQITTIHAFCSRILRDNALFLGLDPDFAMISDAENAIMMERCIDEVLHGLIDREDPGALRLASEFSLHQLHGLCHELLMARGVVDRIRRAGGLESPEALRATWAAAAEAEQARFVRELGKNASAIALQHALLRYEGICDDPEENRELWRLNMLEGLAALQRDVPRDEAEAALALILEKPPGRANGKRWPDRDAFDALGKDLTKVKKFIETAIELKEIDLDLLSLSAQLTFDLLEVDAKVNGAFESAKRAASQLDFDDLILLALRVLRENEGLRSRTAGRIKYLLLDEFQDTDGQQLEIARLLHGESPGPALFIVGDPKQSIYYFRGAEVEIFRGEREEAEELVGLDRNFRSLPGVLDFANDFFEESNLLCAVERYRPMAVQRPADAQARVGFVVSAAPADVDPKKWAMEEYRAAEAGQIAGEIARLCGGGAEAIVHDERTGAARPASYGDIALLFRKTTSIGLYEEALRKAGIPYVVVAGAGFYERQEVVDVINVLKVLADPWNEPALLAYLRGPIVALPDDDIVRICNHGALAEALIGDALPEGLAHPERLDRARSIYARLCAGLDGPLSDLVDRTIIETGIEPILLGQFLGLQKASNVRKLAAVAREQAGRGNLGLRAFVSYLDDVRTRDIREGEAGLQPDGAGAVTLMTIHKSKGLEFPVVFIPDAAGPPRGSNAGALHLHRKLGLALRPAGEEVDRADTPLGQCIKRRIKEEEGAEGARVLYVALTRARDLIYVCGKPNARVGTWWHTFDAIYGVSDKADGETFGGKTWTARVIRGLEAAPRAKQAASESAEIDIDGILRRAAPVALPGRAPSAMSITQLLHRLFGEEGGDDGVEAEGLDGAGVGSDHDPAYAMDRGTLVHRMFELWDFAGGQPPDIPELVRSARLGLGRREQLRADLERIRDGFDGTPLRERLAGETGLLREAPFSLRIGGVIVNGTIDLLLRDGTIIDYKTGKVKPATSARYEKQLLLYAAAVRQLTGVTPARGMLVYVDSGRLVEVELAAARVDAVLSDAEAVLKG